In one Sphingomonas sp. AP4-R1 genomic region, the following are encoded:
- a CDS encoding TonB-dependent receptor — MIDHKMLASTALFAVALAGPAHAQAKSFDIAAQPVTLALVEFGRQADVQIVAARRLTDGKQANAVRGKMAVPVALNQLISGTGLTAQQTSAQTYALASNAPAADPQTPPPADPAPGNSAADAPPSDEKVADIVVTGSSIRGTPPTGSNLIQLGRDDIIKTGATTTQELLATVPQLASFNTAPRPGQRSNSSLSTGPDIRGIGQSATLTLVNGHRIVGVGALSSLPDPSMVPPSAIQRVEIVADGASATYGSDGVAGVVNVITRRDYDGLEGTFRSGFGSNYHLLNGNASTGKKWDGGGVIVSGEYSATSRLRASTKTFLTNDFSGTGGQDLRLIGNACIPPTYKVNNAAGAATGSYIQPATGAIDPRCTTYQYGDLYPHQERLSFFASGHQEVTGGVEIGFDSFYSRTKANAYNVPSFTSGVIARANPFFPTGLPASVTSITTYFSPQTITGIPLLDHTTLTTYGGTLTADVTLPHDFKWSSYLTGSRSNTDIHEASFNPRAVTALLAGTTTDTALDPFGGRTSAANQITIADYENHYVGKQYLWELNSKIDGSLITLPAGDLKVALGGVYRTEHYNGLFATGRIGFDEGAQRGLGTRKIYSGFGELFIPVFSQANALPFLQLLNISLSGRYDHYNDFGSTKNPKIGVNWAPVSGLTFRGTYGKSFHAPALNDLYSPDTRAGYLANGTLPPGLPQGSVPGGIYIAGGDPNLGPERAETWSLGADFQPGFLPGFKASLTYYNLMFKDRISTPSRTFYTDPNFRKYIVDNIVCSSGTYPTGTNCQARPLDPNIVWNLIKDISRVDFPNTVNGPADLPPIYNVTLLRRTNLSVIKTEGLDFDVGYRWQKWGTSFAAQVQGNYVLKFNQAAAAGAAMVDQFPLGQQRFRTRGTLSGQKGPLSVSASLNYSGAYHNAYTTFAGPLATGRIASFTTVETHIGLKLPDEGFLQSMELTADIDNLFDTEPSYMRSSNGYGAGNILGRVVTLGLRKHF; from the coding sequence ATGATCGATCATAAGATGCTGGCGTCGACCGCGCTATTCGCTGTCGCCCTGGCGGGGCCGGCGCATGCGCAGGCCAAGTCCTTCGACATCGCCGCGCAGCCGGTGACGCTGGCGCTGGTCGAGTTCGGCCGGCAGGCCGACGTCCAGATCGTCGCGGCGCGCCGGTTGACCGACGGCAAGCAGGCCAATGCCGTGCGCGGCAAGATGGCCGTTCCGGTCGCGCTCAACCAATTGATCAGCGGCACCGGGCTGACGGCACAACAGACGAGCGCGCAGACCTATGCGCTGGCGTCGAACGCGCCGGCCGCCGATCCTCAGACACCGCCGCCGGCCGATCCGGCGCCCGGCAACAGCGCCGCCGATGCGCCTCCGTCCGACGAAAAGGTCGCGGACATCGTCGTCACCGGCTCCAGTATCCGGGGCACGCCGCCGACCGGATCGAATCTGATCCAGCTCGGCCGCGACGACATCATCAAGACGGGCGCCACGACCACGCAGGAATTGCTGGCCACCGTTCCGCAACTCGCCAGCTTCAACACGGCGCCCCGCCCCGGCCAGCGTTCCAACAGCAGCCTGTCCACGGGGCCCGACATTCGCGGCATCGGGCAGAGCGCGACGCTGACGCTGGTCAACGGTCACCGCATCGTGGGCGTCGGCGCGCTTTCGAGCCTGCCCGACCCCTCGATGGTGCCGCCTTCGGCGATCCAGCGCGTCGAGATCGTGGCGGACGGCGCCTCGGCCACCTACGGATCGGACGGCGTGGCCGGCGTGGTCAACGTCATCACGCGGCGCGACTATGACGGGCTGGAGGGCACGTTTCGCTCGGGCTTCGGCAGCAATTATCACCTTCTCAATGGCAATGCCTCGACCGGCAAGAAGTGGGATGGCGGCGGCGTGATCGTCTCCGGCGAATATTCCGCGACGAGCCGGCTGCGCGCTTCGACCAAGACATTCCTGACCAACGACTTCTCGGGCACCGGCGGACAGGATCTCCGGCTGATCGGCAATGCGTGCATTCCGCCGACCTACAAGGTCAACAATGCGGCCGGCGCGGCGACGGGCAGCTATATCCAGCCCGCGACCGGCGCCATCGATCCGCGCTGCACGACCTATCAATATGGCGATCTCTATCCGCATCAGGAGCGGCTGAGCTTCTTCGCGTCGGGCCATCAGGAGGTGACGGGCGGCGTCGAGATCGGGTTCGACAGCTTCTATTCGCGGACCAAGGCGAACGCCTATAACGTGCCGAGCTTCACCTCGGGCGTGATCGCGCGTGCCAACCCTTTCTTCCCGACCGGGCTGCCCGCCAGCGTCACCTCGATCACGACCTATTTCAGCCCGCAGACGATCACGGGCATACCGCTGCTCGATCATACGACGCTGACCACCTACGGCGGCACGCTGACGGCCGACGTGACGCTGCCGCATGATTTCAAATGGTCGAGCTACCTGACGGGATCGCGCAGCAATACCGACATCCACGAGGCGTCGTTCAATCCCCGCGCGGTGACGGCGCTGCTTGCGGGCACCACGACCGATACGGCGCTGGACCCTTTCGGGGGGCGGACGAGCGCCGCCAACCAGATCACGATCGCCGATTATGAGAACCATTATGTCGGCAAGCAGTATCTGTGGGAACTGAACAGCAAGATCGACGGATCGCTGATCACCCTGCCGGCGGGCGATCTCAAGGTCGCGCTGGGCGGTGTCTACCGGACCGAACATTATAACGGGTTGTTCGCCACCGGCCGGATCGGTTTCGATGAAGGCGCGCAGCGCGGGCTTGGCACGCGGAAGATCTATTCGGGCTTCGGCGAATTGTTCATCCCGGTCTTTTCCCAGGCGAATGCGCTGCCTTTCCTGCAGCTTCTGAACATTTCTCTGTCCGGCCGCTACGATCATTATAACGATTTCGGATCGACCAAGAATCCCAAGATCGGCGTGAACTGGGCGCCGGTTTCGGGGCTGACCTTCCGGGGGACGTATGGGAAATCCTTCCACGCGCCCGCGCTCAACGATCTGTATTCGCCCGATACGCGCGCCGGCTATCTGGCCAACGGCACGTTGCCGCCCGGCCTGCCGCAGGGTTCGGTGCCCGGCGGCATCTACATTGCCGGCGGCGATCCCAATCTCGGGCCGGAGCGTGCCGAGACCTGGTCGCTCGGCGCCGACTTTCAGCCGGGTTTCCTACCCGGCTTCAAGGCGAGCCTGACCTACTATAATCTGATGTTCAAGGATCGGATCAGCACGCCGAGCCGGACCTTCTATACCGATCCCAACTTTCGCAAATATATCGTCGACAATATCGTCTGCAGCAGCGGCACCTATCCGACGGGAACGAACTGCCAGGCGCGGCCGCTCGATCCGAATATCGTCTGGAACCTGATCAAGGATATCAGCCGGGTCGACTTTCCGAATACCGTCAACGGCCCGGCCGATCTTCCGCCGATCTACAACGTGACGTTGCTGCGGCGGACCAATCTGTCCGTGATCAAGACCGAGGGCCTGGACTTCGACGTCGGCTATCGCTGGCAGAAATGGGGGACGAGCTTCGCCGCGCAGGTTCAGGGCAATTATGTCCTGAAGTTCAATCAGGCGGCGGCGGCCGGCGCGGCGATGGTCGATCAGTTTCCGCTCGGGCAGCAGCGGTTTCGGACGCGCGGCACGCTTTCGGGACAGAAGGGGCCCCTCAGCGTTTCGGCCAGCCTGAACTACAGCGGCGCCTATCACAACGCCTACACCACCTTCGCCGGCCCGCTGGCGACGGGGAGGATCGCGAGCTTCACGACGGTGGAGACCCACATCGGGCTGAAGCTGCCGGACGAGGGCTTCCTGCAGAGCATGGAACTGACGGCGGACATCGACAATCTGTTCGATACGGAGCCATCCTACATGCGCTCGAGCAACGGCTATGGCGCCGGCAACATCCTAGGTCGTGTCGTCACGCTGGGTCTTCGCAAGCATTTCTGA